The genomic stretch CATCCGCCAGCCAGTATGGCGATCTCTCCGAGGCTTGCAGAGCCAAACAAACACCTAGGCTCGTTCATGCTCATTCCGGTAGTCCATGTGTTCGTCAACAGACTGTATCTATAGATCACGTGCGCCATGACATTCTTCCCAAAAACAAGAAGGTCAGTTCCAACAGCCAAAGATTCCTTATCCGAAAAGACAAAGCAATCGTTAGAATACATTCTTGGCAAATGCATCCAACGGCGCCGTATAGGGTCAAATGCTTCCCATTCAAGAAGCTCGCAGGAAAAGTAAACCCAATGCTCAACCACCCCACTTTTCCGCCTTAGTTTATACAGCTCGCCACTACGGACAAGAGACCGGAAACTCCGGTTCAGTAATGCAATTAAACCATAATCAGCCCGGGAGCACCGTATAAGACAATTAATCGAGTTGTCCTGACCAATGCCAGCAATCAATGAACTCGAATCAGAATCATCGCCATCTTGTCCCTGGCTGTTCGATTGGTCAGAAACCGACTTTAGAATCCCACCAATAGACAAATCAGTATCTACTTGATCGCCCAAATGCTTGGACACCTTTTTAACGACGCAATCTTCCTCCCCATTCGTTTCCAAGTGGCGCTTGCCCTGCTTAACCTCGACCTTTTCAGCCCCGTAGAGCATAGCCCTATTGCTTTCTTGTTCACACGTCATTGAATTACAGTCCCTCGAAACCAAACAAGGCCGGTCTTGCAACATATCTATGAATACAAGCCAAAATTAGCACGACTAATTGAAAAGAGATAaggaaattaaaaacaaatgtATTACAGAAGCAAATTAACCAAATATACAAGAAGATCAAAAAGCCAGATAAACTTGCCAAAATTCATGTGTAAATTCCAACTGCAACTTACCAAATTGAATTTCAAGAAAAAGGGAAATCTTAAAAACTCGATTGCACAAGGGCAGAAAAGGAGGAAACTTTAAAGTCCTCCTAGCCATCCATGATCCAAATccatcaacaaaaatcaaattccCATGAATAGAAAACACATTAAAACTCGATATTTGAGCAAAAAACCACAGAATAACAAGCAAAAAACGTTTCGAAAAGCATATACAAGATAAACCCAGATTCAGAAACATCGAAAATAAGCAAATAAATCAAGAGTCTCAATCAATTGGAACATGCACAAAGCTCAGAAGCAATATCACTAGATCTCAAAAATTCAGATCAATAATCACGGAACTGcccacaaattcacaaaaatcaaaaccaaaagcTCGAATCTTGCATTGGTTTTCCTGCAGCTTCTGTTATTCCTCACATTAGATCTTTCAAAAATCAAACACAGATAGAGCAAATCGAACAAGATTCACGAAAAGCTTGCAAGAGATAATGAATTAACAATAGACGAGATGATAAATCATAAACAACAGAGAGCGGACTTACAAATTTCAACtataagaaaaaggaaagagggCTGATTGAAGTGCAAAATCTTTTCTTTCTCGACCCCGCTGCTTGtaattgttttcctttttgctgtaatatatatatatatatatatcccttTTTTTCTTTCCGGCTTTTATTGTATCTTAATGTCTTTATGGTTGTGAAGTGTGCATTTGTTTGTGTGTGAGAattgagagaagagagagaaacttCAGTTACAGTTCTTGGCGTTGTAATTGAAATCAAATGGATTCTCTCTGCATTACAATCAAAGCCAGAGGCTTTGGGCTTCGGCTACGGCTTTGGCTTTGGGGCATCAATTTTGGACTTTTGATGACACTTTTCTCTCTCCCtatcttcatctctctctctccatgtatttttttattttttattacagCAGTTTTTTATCTCTACCAATATTACCACATATTTATACCCCattagtattaaaaaataatgttaAACAAAATTGATGAGTATTGTTGAATGAGAAAAGTAATATTGGATTTTCTAGAAATTTAACCTTTTTTGTACTTGGGAGTTGGGCTTCTATGGAAGCTGTACAATTACTATATTAATGTTTATTTTCCATCATTGGATAGGTAAAAATCACATGTACATTTTTTTGcaacattttttcttaatttttgctTTAATCACAGTTCGCATGCACtcttttttgtttatatatttttttaatattttacttttttttttcaattttatggGAGATGGTTGAGGAGGTGGCGTGGGGCCCAAATACAGCTTATGTTCGCTTCTTCTTTAGTGGCGGAGGGGCCACCGCACACCGGCGGCGGTCGGTGGCGACACGTGTTTCTGTGGAGGTGCGGTGTGGACAAGTGGGATTCGATTTCTCCACGCTTGCAGAGTTGTGGTATGAAACTTTAAATTTTGGGGGtacaataaaaataagaatatttgcTAGGCCAATAACACATTCAACTTATTAACAATCTTGGTGTTTATTTGAATCAATTTAAAGAACTAAATAATTTTAtggaagtaaaaaaaattaaacatgtTAGAGTCTTATAGACTAATGCATTGACTGTCccataaattttttttggggagtgagactgatgatgataatattcgatatattattcaatttagaAGTCATacatttctaaatataaaagaaaattacataaCATCTAATTATATTTCTACaagttttctaaaattttcttcaAAATCTTTATTGACCTTCATAATAGTGGAATGTCAAAGGAAAAGTAGAGGAAACTAGGGCTGTCAaatcgggtacccgcgggtacccgaccCAAAATTTTCGGGTACCCGATCCCGAAAAACCCAAAATTTGCTACCGATACCCGATCCGAAAATGATTTCGGGTACCTGGATACCCGAATCGGGTATCCAATCCCGAAAAATCGGGTACCCGATCccgattaaaaaaaatctttgttttttttcatatttttccaaCTTGTCTGAATTGTCGAGACGGAACctatatgtgtagtgtgtgtcgCAGGTCTTACTTCTGTTAATCGCTGTGGTCAGGGACTCGGAGGGAAGAATCATGTATATTGGTgtatagggatgtcaatcgtgccaacccgttcgggttgtcgggccattcgggtacgggctattcgggttatgattttttcgggttataaaagttcgaccctaaccctaacccttcgggtttcgggctaacccaccgggttattcgggtcaatgcgtatttttaattcttttaatattttcaaaaaaataatatgtattttaaattttctttaattatatacatatttttaattaatcattcaacaatgaaatatgtattttttattttatttaatattttaaaaaaatattaagttatttaaatttaaataacttattcattacataattatttacaaaatatctatcaatagtatgtttatgtttatgtttatgtttatgtttatgtttatgtttatgtttatgtttatgtatttaaaatataaatcaacactttgtttcaaaattcaaacataaatcaattcgtagaaaattaaataaaattttcataacgtgagaggtgcatcgtagatgtaacaaaaatattttgaattgttaaaaagtgaattatcaagatgctagctaattggagtaaatctaaattttcttgaattatgattggtcaaatttaatttattccaactgtaaataagtcaaataatattttatctttgttttaagaatcatcaaagtacgcataattaaatgacgaagcggcgtcaaaacactttgcactattatattggaaatatattaaaagaaagcttttatatacgagtatttatgaatccatgaaccacatagtgatttttttcgtgatcttttatagtcggttgacgtatttgaattttgcatggttttaaagggttgtcttggatgattttgattatatttctatattttggtatgtttacatgtttgttgagaaatgatagaaaatggattagaaactgtacacaaaatatgtggatgtgcagcagccttgtttgagtcaatgtttctcgcaattttgaagtctgataaacctctaatacatatcattctcttcgtcttcgaaagagcttcgcgtggatatattgcacacctcaatcggagctttgtagagaaagttatgaccgttacaaaaactgctcaggtgcagaagccttcaacccgacgggccgacccgtaacccgatcGGGTCAGCCCGCATAACCCGACAACTCGAACgtgtcagcccgaatggcccgattttaaattcgggctgcgaaattacaaccctaaccctgtatttttatcgggttattcgggccggcccgcgggttcgggttacattgacatccctattggTGTACATTGTCGTAATCATGTGTTAGCCGTGTATTGTAATCCTTCATTGTGGTCTCATAGTGATAGGCATGAATGTGAGGTGAGAGAGATTAATACTGAATCGAGTAAAATGTTGGAGGCCTTGAAGTCTCTGTAGATGACTTTTCTATCAGAAGCATGAAGGAAGGCAAGGCCACGAGCTGCACCGATCAATATCTTGAGCCTTGTATCCCACGACAGTGGCTGAACAGCAGCACCCCCCAAATTATCATCAATTTCCAATTAGTTTAaactacaaattacaacaattaaACAGAATTAATGAATATTGAAAACGAATCCCTTACTTCCGAAAAGATGGTTTTCTAGGCTGCCTTTCTACATGAATTCATACACAAGCAGCAGTTCTGTATCATCCCAGCAGTAGCCCAACAGCTTAACCAGATTACGATGAGAGAGTTTCCCCAAAACAATTTTCGAATTTTCGGGTATTACCCGATCGGGTAACCCGATACCCGAAAATCTCAATAACCCAATACCCGATCCCGACCCTAAACCCGATTTTTCGAGTATCGTAtccaatacccgatatccattttgacagcCCTAGAAGAAACTGAGAATAGAAAGAAAATTTGgtagaaaatgagaaaaatggtacggaattttgaagaaaaatgatattttttaaaagaatatGAATAAGACAAAGATTGAGGTCTGAATAATATGGATGAGAAGTATGATCAAATTCGAATTGTACGGTATGaaacgataaaaaaaattgaataaaataactTCTAAATTGGGTTAATTGAGAAATAGATATAGTATGAACTGTTGAGGTTGCATATTAACGGTActtcattcataaaaaaaaagaacgCCATAAGGTTTTGGACAAaaacttaattttatttaaggTACTTTAACTTTTTTGTTGAACATTTTTGCAATAAGGGTTAGTTTTTATCAATCTATCTATTCTTCACATTtcactttctattttttctctctatattattcatttacataattatatcaagAAGCTATAAATCGATTAGAACCTCCAATTTCCTTTGAAGGGAATCATGAACAATTATGTTCTCCTAACCGTATCTTGTTTATTTGGAGAAAGGAGTTAAATATAATTGACCATGAGAAATGAGTTGAATATCATAAATCAATTCTTTGAACTCTAAAATTTATAGTACGTAGTATTTAGGAATagtatttacttaattttatgGGAATGGAGAAAGGAGAAAACAAGAAAAGGAAAACATTATGATTGGGTGTGGAATCACTAAAGACGGTGTGATACTTTTAGCGATGCTCGAACTTCTTTAAATTAACTTAATCATCATTAAGTTTACCAAAACCCTTCCAAACAAGCTAATTAATCTAAGAGGATTGAATAGAGATAACATCCAAATTCGTAACCAATGTCAAAAGTAGCACACAATTTTGATCAGTCTTCGCATAACACACGATTTATGCCCTACTAATACATATGGTCAATGACAAAAGTGGCTAGTGCCTAATGATGAAAATGTCGTCCAAATTACTTTGATTTATTCAACTATTGGTGGATTAATCAAAACTTAAGAAACATCCAAATTGAATGTTGGTTTTATTACTTAATGAGATTTCATTATTTCCCAATACACTAGGAGTTTTATCGAACTTGGTAACTCTCctacatttaattatgattagGTTTCAATAAATTAATTGGGCACCATCGCTGCATTTCATTAATCTAATGTGATATGCACCGACCTCTTCTCGTGTGCCATGATACCAATTTTTATCCTAATGAAAACGCTATTGAcgataaatatattttaattattaatatttgtaTAATTTGATGGCTGTTTGTAAGTGTAAACACGTTCATGATATAGACAACATGAACTTTTTATCGTAATCAAAAGGGTGATTAAAAAAGAGTTGTGAGCAACACTTTGGATAATCATGGTTATTGACCCTTCGATAAGATCGTGATTTCTTGGAATATTAGGCGCCACccttcaaaattaaattaaataatcctTGATTATTAAGATTTGGGCGTGTGGTCGGTACCGTCACTCCACACTTTAAGATAAAATTAGTAATACTACAACTTAATTGCGATATACAGTACTATATATTTATCATCTATGTATAATGATAATAATGGAGTAacaatttatttaatcaaaGTGAGTTGACAATAAAAACTTTGTCGAACCATGTTTAtctctactttcatttttttaattacatatatatttttaaaggcCAAACGTAGTAGCTGCGTGTTTTTATTTGAATTCATAATGTACAACTGCATTATTCCGTCACCACAACAAAATATAAGATTATTATATCCGATAGCTTAATATTCTGCAAATATTAGTGCTTGACAAATTCCGTTTATTTATCATAGATTTCCGTAGGCTTTTTGTGAAAACtagaaaatataaattcctTAGTTACGTTAATCATGACTAAGCTAACATTGTAACGTCACGCatcacaaattaaattaatttttcttgaCATTTGAACTTATTTTGGACGATCATGCACTGCTAATCTCTACtttattatattgaattattcaaacaaattaattGTCTAAGACGGGCACAGTTGCGTTATTATTTTCGTCTGTTTTCATATAGCAGTATACCACCAATATATATAGTTACGAGTTActgtactataaaataaaatttgttataGCACTACTTCGATATTTTCCAAGTAAAAATGTACTACCAAGTAATAATACATATAAGTGAGTTTCAACCATctaaaatttggattttatatTATTCATATTAATCTGGTGATATTTAGCTTGATTTTTCTTGTGCCTATTATGTTAGTTGAAACTCGACTGTTACAGTTATATTTAAGCACTCGACTGTTGGAATTTAgagttcattaattaatttaatttagcgCAGATATATTTGAATACTCGACTGTTACAGTTAGCTAGACTCTTCTATTGCTTTTGCcccacacacacaaaaaaaaatctacAAATAAAATAGGGAGTATCATTTAGTTGCATAAGTTAATTGTCCAAATCCAATCTGAAATTCAACCAATAAAATGAAAGGGAAGAATGGAAAGAGCTGTATGGTTGTGAATATAGTTCAATTCCAAGTGTGGTCCTaccatataacatattaaaaggAATTAATAAATTCATAATGAGAACACACGACTCATTATTGGTAGACTTTTCTTCTTTGAACACAATTTGTGATTTAACTTTTGGGATTTTGCCTgccaaggaaaaaaaatagctGTAAAACGCGGTTTAATTATATTCACAATTTAATACTGTTATTATAAGAGTAAAATGATCGGTCAAAGTAATTATTATAGACTTTATAGTTACCTTCCATCAACAGCCACCACTAATTTATTggataaatatttttgaataaagTTCTAAAACAATCTCCAACCATATCACAAATCTAATTTTTTGTGTAGAAAAGTTCTTAAATTTAGCCGTGTACTATATATAGCAATTgcaaaaaatttgtgaaaaatatatatattaaaaaatagtataaaatttaaatttgatataaatagttggaatagaattatttttatGTGACATATACCCAAAATTGTATTGGAAATAATCTCACATATATTACTATAATTGTATCTTCTTCACGGTAATTTTTCTAGTCTTGACACTTAATTTATAGACTATATAAATTAAGCAAATCAGCTCAAGTTATATGAATTTTCAATGAGAATAGAATATTTCAAACTTAAATCTATCTTAATCAATTATGGATTCATCTATGTAActtatatctaaactaattttTATTAGTAAACCTAATCTTAGGGCGAATCTCATAATCTTCATAATATAAGTAGTTGTGTATACGAGATTGACGGCGTCGTGCAGCTACAAAAAATTCTGACACGTGCGGCGCATGTGATTGGCCACACCCACGGTCTTTTCCTAAATCCGATATACTCTTACTGCGCCACCACGGCATGCACGGATCACGATCTTCTCACCCAATCGGGGGACGACACCTGTCCAGATGCGCCGGCCACGGCCGCAGCCCGAATCAGCCTCCACCGCCGAACAGTTGTCCCGACAGCGGATCTAggctttattttttcaaacaATTCCCCCCCTTTTTTTAATatggattaattaattaatggtcGCCTTGTTAATCCACGTTcaacttttcttttcttttcatttattttgtgattttgtttTCCATAACAAAACTTGGGAATTTTTTAATCACAGATCACAATTCACAAAGTGTAAGAATATATATCCGCCTTTGCCGGCTTTATTTCCCAATTTGGTTCGTACTCTATGATtttgaaatgatttaattattaatactactactttagcttatatatactagtactatcaTGTGATAATCGCATTATGATagatactttattttttctttgtcgATTCCGATTAGTGACATTTCTTAATTACCTCTCGATTTTTGAAATCATGTGAGATTTCATAGGAAGATTTTGATGGTCTAATTTTCAAATCATTAATCAAGAATGCACTAtaaaattttgagaaaaaacgtttcttttttttttcttttcctgtgaaaaaaagttagaacTGAAACTTAAAAGATTGCAAAAGGCGAAATACCAAAAACATAGGCACGTGCGCGCATCAACTTTAGGGGTGCatagaataataattaaatagtagAATGGGAAACACGAACAAACTTCAAAACAAAGCAATTTCACTATATGGATTCTGGCGTGCACTAATTGCTTAACAATTAATCTCGAGGCATCATTAATCCAATCAAATCCGCCCACGTGGCCACCATTTGTTATGTGAATCATTACTGAGTGGTGGGAAAGCTTAAATAAGTTTCTTTAAAATTAATTACGGTATTATTGCACGAATTTTAAGTATGTACAATGGACTCGAAGCATTGTAGTACTAGTACCTCATGCACTGGTATGCACAAATAGAGAAGATTAATCACAATCATCCTTTGCTAATAAATTACAGTATTTTTGTTAGCTTGGCTctgtttttttgtttaatttgaacaattttacaaattttaagCCAAAGGAGTTATAAAGAAGATACTCTATGATCAGTAACGATGGACCAAGTATATGGAATTACTGAATTACCAAATAAGTAGATGGTGATGTCAAAAGACAAAGACAATACATTGGTCGTCACTGATAATAGATGACAAACGAAAAATGGAAGTAAACCACAATCTTAAGTGGACGAAGAGTCGCACTTTGTGATTGGTTGGTGCACCAAGACCGAATTTAATAGAATTTTTCGACCCTCATATATTGGCAATGTAATGGGTCGACCCCCTTAGATTTCGCATAGATATGTCATTGTTTAAAAGGTAGGAAAGTGTCTTTTTGTGGGATGTCCATGAAAATATAATGTACAAAATGTGGTACTTACGCCTTTGCATTTTTTGAGAAAGCATACGTCGTAGTATATACTTGATGGTGATGTAGTGTAGTAGGGGTCATATTTCATTAAACGGCTATAGATACAAActtattatcataatttatgtAATAGTAGTACACAAATAACTTACTCATATGGGAAAACGTAATTA from Salvia splendens isolate huo1 chromosome 4, SspV2, whole genome shotgun sequence encodes the following:
- the LOC121798103 gene encoding F-box/kelch-repeat protein SKIP11-like: MLQDRPCLVSRDCNSMTCEQESNRAMLYGAEKVEVKQGKRHLETNGEEDCVVKKVSKHLGDQVDTDLSIGGILKSVSDQSNSQGQDGDDSDSSSLIAGIGQDNSINCLIRCSRADYGLIALLNRSFRSLVRSGELYKLRRKSGVVEHWVYFSCELLEWEAFDPIRRRWMHLPRMYSNDCFVFSDKESLAVGTDLLVFGKNVMAHVIYRYSLLTNTWTTGMSMNEPRCLFGSASLGEIAILAGGCDSKGNILSSAELYNSETRTWMKLPSMKKARKMCSAVFMDGKFYVIGGIGGAESKLLTCGEEYDLENGTWTEILNMSPKRTSAPRENEPPATSGAPPLIAVVNNELYAADYASMEVSKYNKKNRVWIVVGRLPKRADSMCGWGLAFRGCGDRLIVIGGPRTAGEGIIRVNSWVPSEEPAQWDVLGEKRCASFVYNCAVMGC